The stretch of DNA GCAGCCGGAACCGCCACTGCGCATTCCGGTGCGCGCCGATTTTGCCTACCGGAAAAAACCCGGCCGGCGGGAATGGCTGCGCGTACATGTCGGCCCCGACCGGTCGGGCGCACCCGGAGCCCGTCTTTATCCCGAAAGCGGCTCGGGCATTCTCTCCTCGCTCGTCTTCGCCAACGGGCTCGTCGAGCTGGCGGAGGAAAGCGCCGGCGTTGAGCCGGGCGAGATGGTCGATTTCCTGCCCTTCCCCGAGACAGGATAGGTCTTGGGGACGTCCTGCCGCGTGCGCTAGGATTTGGCCATGCAAATCCTGTATTTCGCCTGGGTGGCAGATCGCGTCGGATGTCGCGAGGAAGAGATCGCGCCGCCCGCCACGGTCACCACCGTGGGCAGCCTCCTCGACTTTCTGGCCGGGTTGAGCCCGGCTCATGCCCACGCCCTCGGCGACAGGGCGGTCATACGCGTCGCCGTCAATCACGACTTCGCGGCCGCCGATCATCCGGTGACGGCTGGGGACGAGATCGCGGTGTTCCCCCCCGTCACGGGCGGGTGAGCGGTGCGATGATCCGGGTCCAGACAGAAGACTTCGACATCGGCGAGGAAATCGACCGATTGAGCGCCGGTCGGCCCGAGGTCGGGGCCGTCGTCAGTTTCACCGGGCTGGTCCGCGCGCGCGAGAGTGTCGGGGACGAGCCGGTCACCGCCATCACCCTCGATCATTACCCGGCCATGAGCCGGGCGAAACTGGAAGAGATCGAGGCCGAGGCGCGCCGGCGATGGGCGCTCGCCGATTGTCTCGTCATTCACCGCTATGGCCGGCTCCTGCCGGGCGAACGGATCGTTCTGGTCGTGACACTGGCCCCTCATCGTGCCGACGCATTCGCGGCGGCCAGCTTTCTGATGGACTGGCTCAAGACCCGGGCGCCGTTCTGGAAGCTTGAAGAGACCGCGACGGGCAAGCGCTGGGTCGGGGCAGCGGCCACCGACGACGCGGCCGCCCGGCGCTGGGGAACGGCCGCGGAGGATTAGAGCCGGCGCCTGCAAGTGGCCGGCGCTATTCGGCCGCGCTGACTGCCTCGGCCGGGGCGGCGCGCACGAGCGCATCGTAATCCGCCGCCAGCGTGCGGGTGATCTCGCCGACGGTGAATTCCCGGTCGTCGATCGCGGCGATGGGCGTGACTTCGACGGCCGAGCCGGTGATGAATATCTCGCTGGTCCGGTCAAGCTCTTCCGGCATGAGCACGCGCTCCACCACCTCGTAGCCCCGCTTGCGTGCCAGGCCGATGACGGTGCGCCGCGTGATACCGTCCAGAAAGCAATCCGGGACGGGGGTATGGATCACGCCCTCCTGCACCAGGAAGATGTTGGCCCCCGTCGTCTCGGCGATCCGCCCACGCCAGTCCAGCATCAGCGCGTCCGCAAATCCCTTCGCCTCGGCCGCGTGCTTGGACAAAGTGCAAATCATGTACAGGCCCGCCGCCTTGGTCTTGGCCGGGGCCGTGCGCGGATCGGGCCGACAGTAATCGGCCCAGGTGATGCGAATCCCTTTGAGCCGGGCTTCCGGCGTGAAATAATTCGGCCAGGGCCAGGCCGCAATGGCCAGATGAATGCGGGCCTGCTGCGCCGAAACCGCCATCATTTCACTGCCCCGCCAGGCCGCCGGCCGCACATAGCCGTCCACGATTCCCTGTTCCTTCACGACCTGGCAGCAGGCGGCGTCGATCTCCTCGATGGAAAAGGGCAGTTCGAAGCCGAGAGTACGTGCACCGTTCGCGAGCCGCTCCGTATGCTCGCGCAATTTGAAGATGCGCCCGTTATAGACGCGCTCGCCCTCGAACACACAGCTCGCGTAATGGAGACCGTGGCTCAGGAAATGGAGCTTGGCGTCCCGCCAGGGGACCAGCGCGCCGTCGAACCAGATGACGCCGTCGCGATCGTCAAAGGGGATGATCGACATGGTGGATCATTTCCTCGCGCCAAATTGCGCCCGAAATCAACAACATATTCAAAGGCCCCGAACCGGTGGCCGATGGCCGATGCGTTACCCCGGTATAAAAGCGCGAGAATCCGGTTGCGTCTCTGGCGCTTCGGGTGAATTATGGCAGCATGGCTGACTTAAAATCCGGAGTCAATCCTCTCTTCCTCCGTGAGGAGGACCTGCGCCAGGGCATGGAACTGCTGTTCTATGCCTACCGGGATTTCACGGCCGAACCCGATGATATGCTGGCCGAATTCGGCTTTGGCCGGGCGCATCACCGGGTCATCTATTTCGTCGGGCGCAACCCGTCGATCAGCGTCTCGGAACTCCTAGGAATCCTCAAGATCACCAAGCAGAGTCTGTCGCGCGTTCTGGGTCAGTTGGTCGAAGGCGGCTTCATTTCCGCCCGCCAGGGCGAGAACGACCGGCGCCAGCGTCTTCTCGACCTGACGCAAAAGGGGACCGAACTCGAACGCCGCCTGTCGGAGAACCAGCGCGCCCGGATCGCGCGCGCCTACCGAGCTGCCGGCGCGGAGGCGGTTGAAGGATTTCGAAAAGTGCTTCTGGGCATCATCAACGATGCCGATCGGAGCCGGCTGGATGACGACGACTGAGTGCTGGCGGCGCGAAGATGGATAAGCGGCCGCATATTCTGGTGGTCGATGACGACACGCGCCTGCGCGACCTTCTGACGACATTTTTGAAAGAAAACGGTTTTCGCGTGACGGCGGCCGGGGATGCCGGGGATGCGCGTGAGAAGCTCGAGTCGCTGGATTTCGACCTCCTTGTCCTCGACGTGATGATGCCGGGCGAAACCGGGCTCGAACTCACCCGGTCGCTGCGCCAGTCCAGCAATGTGCCGATCCTCATGCTCACGGCGCTCGGGGAGACTGACGACCGAATCCACGGCATCGAAACCGGGGCCGACGACTATTTGCCCAAACCCTTCGAGCCGCGCGAACTGGTGGTGCGACTCAAT from Alphaproteobacteria bacterium encodes:
- a CDS encoding branched-chain amino acid aminotransferase encodes the protein MSIIPFDDRDGVIWFDGALVPWRDAKLHFLSHGLHYASCVFEGERVYNGRIFKLREHTERLANGARTLGFELPFSIEEIDAACCQVVKEQGIVDGYVRPAAWRGSEMMAVSAQQARIHLAIAAWPWPNYFTPEARLKGIRITWADYCRPDPRTAPAKTKAAGLYMICTLSKHAAEAKGFADALMLDWRGRIAETTGANIFLVQEGVIHTPVPDCFLDGITRRTVIGLARKRGYEVVERVLMPEELDRTSEIFITGSAVEVTPIAAIDDREFTVGEITRTLAADYDALVRAAPAEAVSAAE
- a CDS encoding response regulator; amino-acid sequence: MDKRPHILVVDDDTRLRDLLTTFLKENGFRVTAAGDAGDAREKLESLDFDLLVLDVMMPGETGLELTRSLRQSSNVPILMLTALGETDDRIHGIETGADDYLPKPFEPRELVVRLNAILRRSMRPLPGGDRVRFGPYEFDLSRGELRDSAASIYLTTAELAMMTALVRRANAALSREELAAAAGMAGNPRSVDVQITRLRRKIEDDPKTPVYLQTVRGRGYVLRADTT
- a CDS encoding molybdenum cofactor biosynthesis protein MoaE — its product is MIRVQTEDFDIGEEIDRLSAGRPEVGAVVSFTGLVRARESVGDEPVTAITLDHYPAMSRAKLEEIEAEARRRWALADCLVIHRYGRLLPGERIVLVVTLAPHRADAFAAASFLMDWLKTRAPFWKLEETATGKRWVGAAATDDAAARRWGTAAED
- the moaD gene encoding molybdopterin converting factor subunit 1 — its product is MQILYFAWVADRVGCREEEIAPPATVTTVGSLLDFLAGLSPAHAHALGDRAVIRVAVNHDFAAADHPVTAGDEIAVFPPVTGG
- a CDS encoding MarR family transcriptional regulator, yielding MADLKSGVNPLFLREEDLRQGMELLFYAYRDFTAEPDDMLAEFGFGRAHHRVIYFVGRNPSISVSELLGILKITKQSLSRVLGQLVEGGFISARQGENDRRQRLLDLTQKGTELERRLSENQRARIARAYRAAGAEAVEGFRKVLLGIINDADRSRLDDDD